GGAGCGGGAAAACGACAGTTGCCCTTCACCGCCTTGCCTTTCTTATATATGAGTACAGAGAAAAGATGCTTGCAGATCAAATGATTATTTTCGCTCCGAATGCGATGTTTTTGGATTATATTTCTAACGTTCTGCCGGAACTTGGGGTCGGTGATATACAGCAAACCACCTTTTCGAAATGGGCTCTTCTTAAGCTCGGCGGCCGTTTAAAGGTCCAAACAGCAGATTGGCAGCAGTGGTTTGAACCTGGGGTGAATAGAGCGGAGAGCGGAAGCAAAGAGCCTGGAAGGGTAAAGGGTTCACTCGCTTTTTTGAACGCAATGGATGAAGCGCTTCAGCTTTTTATACAAAACGGACTTCCCCAAAAGGATTTCGAGCCATGGGATGGTATGGTTTTGAAAAAGAAGGTTATTGAAAATTGGTATGCAGAAGAGTTCAGGGATTATCCTGCCGTGAAAAAGCGGGAACTGATCTCCATAAAGATTAAACAGTGGCTAAGCAATGAGCTCGAGAAGATCTGGGAGAAAAAAGTCCAGAAAGAAATGAAAACAAAGGCAGGACAAAGACTTCGTGCATATATGAAATCGTGGCCGGAGCTTGACCCGCTTTCGGTATACAGACAGCTGCTCTCATTAGAGTCTATAAGGGCTCAATTATCGGATGAAATTCTTCAGCAAACCGTTAACTATTTAAGGAAAAGAGTAGCTGCCCATGAAGACTTGGCCCCGCTTATTCATATTCATCTAACATTGAATGGACTTGAAAGAGGCGAGCGATATCACCACATTGTCATTGACGAAGCACAGGATTTTTCCCCTTATCAAATTGCCATGCTTCAAAAGCTTTCGCTGAAAAATTCTTTTACGATTCTTGGGGATCTTTCCCAAGGCATTCACAGCAACATCGGCATCCATGCATGGGAGGAAATCATGCCGGTATTTTCAGAAGGCAAGCTCGCATACAGGGAATTGGAGAGAAGCTACAGATCCACAATGGAAATCATTGAGTTTGCCAATCGGGTGCTCTCAGCTGCCTATAAACCTGCTGTATTGGCAAAACCGGTCTTTAGGAGCGGTGAAGAGGTGACTGTAACACAGGAAGATGACCCAATCGCTTTTGTGAAGAATTGGATTTCTGAGCGAAAAGCCGCTAGTGCGAGCAGTCTGGCAATTGTCTGCCGAACGGCTAAAGATGGAGAGGAATACTTTTCTGAATTGCAGAAGGATGGGGTGGATGTTCATCTTGTCCGTGAAGGCCAGGAAGGATATCAGGGCGGTATTTCTATTATTCCAATTTATTTAACAAAAGGACTTGAATTTGACGCCGTGCTGATTGTGGATGCAGAAGCTTACAATTATCAGCATGCTGCTTCCGATGCGAAGCTATTATATGTAGGCTGTACACGTGCGCTCCATTCTTTGACTGTCATTTTTTCCAAACAAGCATCCACGCTGATCCCTTCATAAAGAACCCGCCAATAATGGCGGGTTCTTTGCTTAAATCCACTTAGCAAACCACGCAACATACCATGCCGCGGGCAAGAACAGCGCCTGTGCAGCTACCGTTCCGATAAGCTTTGAGCTGACCATGGTCAAGGAATAGCTTTTCAAGTAAATATAGCCTTCCTGCTTTTTGGAGACACGGTCTGCAAGAACGGAAGCTTTAGGATCAATAAAAAGAGTGAGCAGGATGGTTGCCACACCGTTGATAATTCCTGAAGACATAAGGGCAGCCTGTGAATATTTTTCAGGAACCAGCTCCGAAGCATAAATAGAAGATAACACTCCAACTGTGAATACTGCTGAAATGAGTATGTTTATGACAAAAATCCGTTTGGGAATCGTTTTGAATGTTATGCCGTTTAAATGAGACCATTTAGGTAAATGAAAACAGCTGATCATTTTCCTGAAACCGTTCCGATTGAAATTTTTTGTTAATAGTGAAACGACAGAACCTCTTTCTCTGGATAACTGGATAATCGCTCTTGAAAAGAGGGCAATAAATGTTGGAAACAAAAGAATGCCCAAAAGAACTCCTATCGTCGTAACGGCAATTAAAATTCTGTATTGTTCTTCAATAATGACCATTTTGTTTTCAAGCTTTGAAGCATCTGTAATAAGCTTGGCTGTCAAAGGCTGCTGAATCATGACAGAGAAACGGGAGACGAGAACCATTGTGCTGAATAAGGAAAGGGCAGTCGCAATCAATTTAACCCGGGCGCCTGAAATCCTTGCAGAATACGCAAGTGTTTCAACAGTTGTTATAATCAGCAGGAAAACAGAAATGAACATAACTCTCTCTGTAATGAGATGCATGAGTAAGTCTCCTAACTATGTAATCTACATGCATTATATAGGAAAAAGAAGATATTGGAAATCAAATAAATATCTCGAATTCAAAATAAATCATTGACTCTAGATTCGGAATGTATTATCTTTAAATCAAGATATTTTATTTCAAAGTAAATAGGAGGAATCATTATGGATATTGCACTGCTTATTTTACGTCTTGTTATCGGATTAACATTTATGGCTTATGGAAGCCAGAAACTTTTTGGGTGGTTCGGAGGATATGGACTAAATGGAACAGCTCAATGGATGGAGTCGCTTGGAATGAAGCCGGGGAAAGTTGCTGCGGTAGGAGCGGGAGCATCTGAACTATTAGGGGGCCTGCTGCTTGTACTTGGATTATGGACTGGAATTGGAGCAGCACTGATTATCCTAACTATGGTCGTTGCAATAGCAACGGTTCATGGAAAAAATGGATATTGGAATGGGAAGGGCGGATTTGAATACAATCTGCTGATTATTGCTGCTGCATTAGTACTTGCATTGGCTGGTCCTGGATCTATTTCTTTATAATGCACCATGGAATAGCTCATACGGGAAAGTAAACATATAAAAAACACCTGCAGCATCATTAATAGCTGCAGGAGGGAGTGCTCTGATCATAAGAGCACTCCTTTTTTTCTTGAATTGCAGCGGTCAGACAAATAGTACTCAGAGGACAAATTCCAGTTCCGAACGGCTTCAGGAACGGATAGATAACAGGTGACAACGGACAAATAAAATGCATCGGACAAATTCCAGCTCCGATCGGCCAAAAAAAGTTCAAAAACGGCTAAATAAGCAAGCTGAACGGCTAGATAGCGGGTGACAAGGGACAAATAAAATGCATCGGACAATTCCAGTTCCGACCGGCCAAAAAAAGTTCAGGAACGGCTAAATAAGCAAGCGGAACGGCTAGATAACGGGTGACAACGGACAAATAAAATGCATCGGACAAAATCCAGTTCCAACCGGCCAAAAAAGGTTCAGGAACGGCTAAATAAGCAAACGGAACGGCTAGATAACAGGTGCCAACGGACAAATAAAATGCATCGGACAAAATCCAGTTCCGACCGGCCAAAAAAAGTTCAGGAACGGCTAAATAAGCAAGCGGAACGGCTAGATAACGGTGACAACGGTCAAATAAAATGCATCGGACAAAATCCAGTTCCGAAACAGCTAAATAAGTAAGCGGAACGGCTAAAAACCTGCCATCTTGGCGCTTACACCTGCAGACAAAATTCACAGTCAAGCAAAACAAAGTGTTTCGGAAATTAATATATTTAAATGGTAAAATAATCCTGTATGATATAGGGGAAGGGGAGATCACGATGCTTTTTCATTACCATTACTGGACACCTTATTTAGAAGAGACAGAAAAGTTTTACACAGAACTCGGGTTCACAGTTCATCAGAGGATCGGCAGACTAAATGGTTCATTTCAATCTTTTAATCCGCCGCTGGTATGGGAAGACTTCCGTGAAAATCCGCCGTTGTTCCGTATTATTGAAATGAAAAAGGGGAACATCAACGTTACGGTCGGATATGGTAAAAAGGTTATGTTTGATCACATTGGTTTCTTTGTTTCAAAAGAGGAACATGGAATAGTGTGCGAAAAGGCAAGGAATCTTGGGTGGAAGGTAGAGGAAGATGAAAGGAGAACCTTTATTTCTACTCCATATGGTTTTCGCATTGAGCTTCAAACCCATCCTGATGTCCTGGCTGCTGGCGATGCAGCTATAGAAAAAATGATTCTTAGTATACGTAAGGAAGGCTTGGAAAAAGATTTGCATCGTTTATTCAATAGGGATGTTCGGGTTTTCTCTGTATTGGATGAAGAAATAAACGTGCAGCAGGTCGTAATAAATGGCATAGTTTTTGTGAAGGATCCGAATGGTGTATCCATATGGAGCATTTAAAAGGAAAACGTCATATGATCCGGGCACTGCTGCTGGCATCCATTTTCCTTCTTTTAGCCGGGTGCCAGATTACACATTCAAAAGAAGTTGTAAATAAAGTACCGAAATCTCCGGAATCTACAATGGCTGTAAAGGATTTGAGCTCGGGGAATGAAGAACTGGTCCGGTATACGACTTCCGGAAACATATTCAGCAGTGGCATAAATAATATTGATCTTTCAATTGAAGCCCTTTATAACAGGAACACCAAGAAATATGTATACTTAATGAAGCTGAGAGATTTAGATCCGATTCATTCCGATAATAAAGATGCACCCAACCAATATAAAATTTTACGGATCACTGCAGGCGTAAAGTCAGACATAACCACTGGTCAATACATAATTTCAGCCTCTTCTCCTTTATTTAGAGAGGGAGTTGACTACAAGCTTGAAGGAACATATCTTTTATTTACATCTAAACAGAAGTTTACAGGAGAACAATTCATGGTGGAGTCATTTCTTACAAATAAGGAGACAATCGGTGAAAATGAAACTGGTGTTCTCACTTACCGAGCTTATTTTGAGAGCGGAAAATCATCTAGTTATCACTAATTAAAGGCACTTTAGGAGCATCTCGACTGGTCAGACTGAGATGTAACCATTTCTCATTTATATTACTAGCAGCCAAGCATGCGATCATAAGCTAACTAAAAGACCATTCTGATCTGGTCTTTTTTTTTGCCCTCCATTAGGAACTTCCAGGTACCTATCGTACATTAAAGTGCGTACTTTCCCTATGAACTGAAATAACCCATAATGACTAACAGTTACCTCATACTGTTTGGAACGAAGCCTATAGGAACTTTTAAGTACCTACAGCACTTCAAAGTGCGTACTTCTATTAAATAATAGTATGGGTCATAATAACTTTAGAAGGTCACAGGAATGCAGGGCCCGCATTTCTGAAGCCGCAATTATTTATGTGTATTTATATGAAAAGGAGGAGTTCGAATGAGCTCAACTGCAATCAATCAAAAGGAGAAAAAAGGCGGGTCACTCGCCCTTCTTGCTTTGGCCATTAGTGCCTTTGGAATTGGAACAACTGAATTTGTGCCAGTCGGTTTGCTTTCATCTTTAGCTGATGATTTAAATATATCGATTACACTTGCTGGACTATTAATTTCCGGTTATGCCATGGGAGTTGCAATCGGAGCTCCTGTGTTAACTGCTCTTACTAATAAGATGAGCAGAAAAACGCTGCTTATGCTGCTCATGGTTGTCTTTATTGTAGGAAACTCAGTTGCAGCATTGTCCGAAAGCTTCACCCTGCTTTTAATTGCCCGTTTTATTACAGCCTTCTCACATGGGGTATTTTTCTCCATTGGTTCTACAATCGCTGCGGACTTGGTACCTGAGAACAAACGTGCCAGCGCGATTGCCTTTATGTTTACAGGATTAACAGTAGCAACTGTAACAGGAGTGCCTCTTGGTACATTCATCGGCCAGGCTTTCGGCTGGAGAGCAACATTCTGGGCAGTGGCGGCATTAGGAGTTATCGCCATCATTGCAAGTGCAATTTTAGTGCCTGGCAACTTGAAAAAAGCACCTGAATCTAAAATCAGCGATAACTTTAAAATTCTTGGAAACGGTCCGCTTATGCTTTCCTTTGCCATCACTGCATTAGGGTACGGCGGAACATTTGTAGCGTTCACTTATTTAGCTCCAATTCTTGAAGATATTACAGGATTTGCTGCCGGCTCAGTCAGCGTTCTGCTGCTTGTTTATGGAGTAGCTGTTGCTATTGGTAATGCAGTAGGAGGGAAAGTAGCGAATAATAATCCGCTAAAAGCTTTGTTCTGGATGTTTTTGGTACAAGCCATCGTATTAGTCGCGCTCACCTTTACCGCTCCATTTAAAGTAGCAGGTTTAATTACCATTTTCTTAATGGGATTGCTTGCTTTTATGAATGTGCCGGGGCTGCAGGTATTTGTGGTTCAGCTGGCTGAACGCCATGTTCCTTCTGCAGTAAACGTTGCTTCTGCTCTTAATATAGCAGCATTTAACGTAGGTATTGCAATCGGTGCATTCGTTGGAGGTTTGATTGTGGACTCTATTGGATTGATTCACACACCTTGGATCGGCGGCGTGATGGTATTTGGTGCTGTTCTTCTAACCGCCTGGAGTTCTGCGATTGAGAAAAAACACACACGTTCTGCTTAAAGGAGGAATGCTCGGATGACACTGTTTAATGGACACCGTTCTTACAATCGGATGTATAAAGAGGGAGAGCTGACTCTAGGTCTGCATATCCCGCTTGAAAATTACCGCTTTGAAGCACCGACCATGGAAAAACAGGTGGAGCTATCACAAAAGGCAGAAGAGTACGGTTTTACCAGTCTTTGGTTCAGAGATGTTCTGCTGCAGGATCCTCAATTTGGCGATCCTGCCACAGGGCAGATTTATGACATGATGATTTATTTAACCTACTTGGCAAGTAAAACGAAAGAAATTGCTCTAGGAACTTCCGCTGCCGTTCTTTCGTTGAGGCATCCGTTAAGGATTGCTAAAGAAGCGGCCACATTAGAAGCGCTTTTTCCAGAAAGACTGATTCTGGGGGTTTCTTCTGGAGACCGGCGCGCCGATTTTCAGGCATTGGGTGTAACTCATGCCACCAGAGGAGAGCGCTTTGCTGAAGCCTTCCATTATATGAATAATGTCTTATATAATGAATTTCCGGAACTTTCCGGATCCCTGGGATCAATCAGTGGAGCTAATCTGGTTCCGAAACCGGATAAAAGGATTCCAACCATGATTACAGGCTACAGCCAGCAGGATATGGAGTGGTTTGCGAAGTATGGTGATGGATGGATGTATTATCCGCGCACCCCGCATTTGCAGGAAGAATCGATCAAGCAGTGGAGGGAGCTTTCAGCCAAATTCCATCCTGGTGTGTTTAAACCGTTCAGCCAGCCTATGCATCTTGATCTAGCTGAAGATCCAAACGAGATGCCAGTCCCGATTAGGCTTGGATTCAGAGCTGGCCGGAACACCTTAATCGAACTGCTTGAGGTATACAGAGAAATCGGGGTTAATCACCTATTCTTTGCATTATTTGACGGAGAACGCCCGGCAGATGAAGTGATCCAGGAGCTGGGGGAAGAAGTATTGCCTCATTTTCCTGCGCATGCTGTGCCAGGAATTGAAACTTTCTCTCGATCAAAATAATAATAAAGATAAATCGGCTTTTCGGCAAAACCAGTTAGAATCCGGGTGCAGCAATTACCGGATTCTCTTTTTTTCCCATATTTAAATATGATGCTTGCTTTTTAACAACTTTTGATTGGTGCAGCATTCGTAAGCCGCAATCAACTCCCAAGTTTAACAGAGCTTGCTATTCAAAAGCCTGCTCAGTTTACTTCCTCACCCTTTTTGCTTACAGTTAAAAGGAATCTTACATATAAAGGGGAGAAAACTATGTTTTTGCCGTCTTTCAGCCTTGAAGGAAAAACAGCGATTGTAACTGGAGCAGGAAAAGGAATTGGACGTGCCATTGCCATTGGATTTGCAGAAGCTGGTGCCGATGTGGGACTTATCGCAAGGACTCAGCAGGATTTAGATGAAGTGAAAAATGTGATTGAGAAGGACTTTGGCAGAAAAGCCTATGCTATTAAAGCGGATGTAACCGTTAGGGAAGACATCGTTTCTGCCTTCAAATCAATTCAGGAAAAGGCCGGTAAGCTGGATATTCTCGTCAACAATGCAGGAATGAATATTCGGACACCTGCAGCAGAGGTTACGGATGCGGAATGGGATCAGATTGTTAATACGAATTTGAAATCTGCTTTTATGGCTTCTCAGGAAGCTGCAAAGATGATGATAGAAAGCGGAGGAAGAATTATTAACATTGCATCAGTAGCGGGGCATACCGCTCTTCCTACAGGAGTGGTATATGGAGCAACGAAAGCAGCTCTTATCCAAATGACCAAAATTCTTGCTTATGAATGGGGTAAACATAACATTCATGTAAATGCTTTGGGTCCATGGTATTTCGAAACACCGCTGACAGAAAAACTTCTGCAGGATGAAAAATACGTTCAAAAGCTTCTGTCAGTTACACCGCTAAACCGGATTGGTCAGCTGCCGGAACTCGTCGGACCTGCTGTTTTTCTTGCGTCTGAGGCGGGAAATTATGTGACAGGACAAACGTTATTTATAGATGGCGGAATGACAATTCATGGTTTCTAATATAGGTTTCAGAGATTGCTTAGGAGGGAATAACGACCTATAATCTGCCAGTCCAGGAGGGATTAAGGTGCCAGAATTCTATGCAAACGAGATTCATTTTACAATTATCCAAGATCATTATATTCCTCAGCAGCTGCATCCCTATCAGCTGCAGGCTTTGAAACGTGATTACCGTGCCATGCTGGAGGAAAACAAACATGATCCCATTAAATTAGAAGCCGCTCAAAAGGCTTTCAAAAGAGTTTTAAATAGTATAGGGTATCATATGGAAATAAAAAACAGCCCCTCAGCTCAAATGTAACGGAAATAGTCCTCTTAACAGGGGGCTTTTTTAATTTACCTGACTCTAGTCTGCGATTTTCGCCGAACGGAGCATGAACGAAATCTGCCCTCTGTGCCTTTATGAGATAAACATACTAAAATTAACATAAAAGGAATGTTTTAGAAACACTAGGTGCGGGTATTTGAGATATGTTCACCCAGAAAAAACATCCTGTACATAAGACCATATACCTGAGAGGAGCCTGTATCATGTTTTGTACGAAATGCGGAACGAAGCTTAGAGCAGAAGACAAATTCTGCGTGAGATGCGGCAATGCTATTATCAGAGAAGAGCAACCTTATGAACCTGCTTACAACGAGCATGCGGCCGCTGTCCAGGATATGCAGGATCGTGCAGAAGCTGTTCCTATGGGGACTATAAAAATCCCGAAAATCAGCATGGAAAATCAGACTATACGAAACAACGTTAAGGAGCAGAATTCAAACATCGAAGACCATGTTGACCAAGGGCCCATCCGAGCCCAATTTAACGAATCTGCAGTCCGCCCTAATGCGGTCCATAAAAGCAATTCAGCTCCTTTTAATCCTAATCAGGAAGTGAGCCATGAATCGCCGGAATTGGCGTATGCCGGGCTTTTTACGGAGACTAAGTCAAATTCCCATATGGACTCTTCTGGAAATGTACAAAGCACGCAGCCCGCTGAAATTATGGTGAATGACTCCAGGAATATAGTGGGAGAAGATAAGGTCAGGAATAAAACCCTTCAAATTAAAAAAACTGGAACAGAATCCACGCGATTTACATCGCACTCTGCTGTACAAGAAACTGTTAATGAGTCCCATCTCTATGTCCCGGGAAATGACTTCACTGGTACTGGCGCTGTTCAGCAGGCGCATGGACGCCCGGAGCTAAGCAAAAATGCAGGTTCACATCCTCTTGATCCGCAGGAGGCTGAGCTTTTGAGGGTGTTTGCTGGTCCTAACAGTGAGTACTACCTGTCCAGCTGGAAAAAACAATATAGTATGAACTGGGCAGCTTTTTTCCTCACGATTTTTTGGATGGGCTATCGAAAGCTGTTTGCTCCTATGGTGATTTCAGCTGGTTCTTTTATTCTGGCAGGGTTGGCAATCGCGGCTTCAGGGATGGCCTGGCTTGCTATTATAGCGGTGCCGTTATGTATGCTGATGATCGGTTTTTTTGCGAACCGTATTTATCTCAGTCATGCGAAAGAAACAATGGACAGAGTTCTGTCTTCTCAAGGTTCTTGGGAGGAAAAACGTCAGCTGCTTCTCTCAAAAGGGGGAACAAATTGGACCGGTGTATTAATCGCCGCGGGGATCATAATCGCGTATTTGCTTATATCCATTCTCATTTTTTCCATTTTTTAAAGCACCGGCGCATGCCGGTTTTCTTTGATTTCAGGCATATTTACGTCTTGGTGCCGTTGTTTTATAATGGAAGAATCACCTGGGCGCATGCTTCCAGGTATTTTAAAGAGTATCGTTTGTTGAGAGAGGTAGAGAATGAAAAAAAAGAAATGGTCTTTATGGCTGATTGCAGGGCTGCTGTTAACAGGGTTTATTTATTTTATTTTTTTGAACGTGA
The Metabacillus sp. FJAT-52054 genome window above contains:
- a CDS encoding UvrD-helicase domain-containing protein; translated protein: MEKNVQSAFQFESQQLKTFAAEINRQRTRLHSVPKYRGEDLTEQALEDSRERNRKNLAIAAKEPYFGRMDFKETDQEEAAPLYIGKAGVSEGESGKAMIIDWRAPVASLFYSFTGGEEEVYYMAPEGMIEGDIFLKRNLVIREGNLQRVVDTYEQGQENAGAADEFLLYRLGDRKDNRLRDIVSTIQAEQNDMIRASRDTALIIQGVAGSGKTTVALHRLAFLIYEYREKMLADQMIIFAPNAMFLDYISNVLPELGVGDIQQTTFSKWALLKLGGRLKVQTADWQQWFEPGVNRAESGSKEPGRVKGSLAFLNAMDEALQLFIQNGLPQKDFEPWDGMVLKKKVIENWYAEEFRDYPAVKKRELISIKIKQWLSNELEKIWEKKVQKEMKTKAGQRLRAYMKSWPELDPLSVYRQLLSLESIRAQLSDEILQQTVNYLRKRVAAHEDLAPLIHIHLTLNGLERGERYHHIVIDEAQDFSPYQIAMLQKLSLKNSFTILGDLSQGIHSNIGIHAWEEIMPVFSEGKLAYRELERSYRSTMEIIEFANRVLSAAYKPAVLAKPVFRSGEEVTVTQEDDPIAFVKNWISERKAASASSLAIVCRTAKDGEEYFSELQKDGVDVHLVREGQEGYQGGISIIPIYLTKGLEFDAVLIVDAEAYNYQHAASDAKLLYVGCTRALHSLTVIFSKQASTLIPS
- a CDS encoding lipid II flippase Amj family protein; translated protein: MHLITERVMFISVFLLIITTVETLAYSARISGARVKLIATALSLFSTMVLVSRFSVMIQQPLTAKLITDASKLENKMVIIEEQYRILIAVTTIGVLLGILLFPTFIALFSRAIIQLSRERGSVVSLLTKNFNRNGFRKMISCFHLPKWSHLNGITFKTIPKRIFVINILISAVFTVGVLSSIYASELVPEKYSQAALMSSGIINGVATILLTLFIDPKASVLADRVSKKQEGYIYLKSYSLTMVSSKLIGTVAAQALFLPAAWYVAWFAKWI
- a CDS encoding DoxX family protein gives rise to the protein MMDIALLILRLVIGLTFMAYGSQKLFGWFGGYGLNGTAQWMESLGMKPGKVAAVGAGASELLGGLLLVLGLWTGIGAALIILTMVVAIATVHGKNGYWNGKGGFEYNLLIIAAALVLALAGPGSISL
- a CDS encoding MFS transporter; protein product: MSSTAINQKEKKGGSLALLALAISAFGIGTTEFVPVGLLSSLADDLNISITLAGLLISGYAMGVAIGAPVLTALTNKMSRKTLLMLLMVVFIVGNSVAALSESFTLLLIARFITAFSHGVFFSIGSTIAADLVPENKRASAIAFMFTGLTVATVTGVPLGTFIGQAFGWRATFWAVAALGVIAIIASAILVPGNLKKAPESKISDNFKILGNGPLMLSFAITALGYGGTFVAFTYLAPILEDITGFAAGSVSVLLLVYGVAVAIGNAVGGKVANNNPLKALFWMFLVQAIVLVALTFTAPFKVAGLITIFLMGLLAFMNVPGLQVFVVQLAERHVPSAVNVASALNIAAFNVGIAIGAFVGGLIVDSIGLIHTPWIGGVMVFGAVLLTAWSSAIEKKHTRSA
- a CDS encoding LLM class oxidoreductase, coding for MTLFNGHRSYNRMYKEGELTLGLHIPLENYRFEAPTMEKQVELSQKAEEYGFTSLWFRDVLLQDPQFGDPATGQIYDMMIYLTYLASKTKEIALGTSAAVLSLRHPLRIAKEAATLEALFPERLILGVSSGDRRADFQALGVTHATRGERFAEAFHYMNNVLYNEFPELSGSLGSISGANLVPKPDKRIPTMITGYSQQDMEWFAKYGDGWMYYPRTPHLQEESIKQWRELSAKFHPGVFKPFSQPMHLDLAEDPNEMPVPIRLGFRAGRNTLIELLEVYREIGVNHLFFALFDGERPADEVIQELGEEVLPHFPAHAVPGIETFSRSK
- a CDS encoding glucose 1-dehydrogenase yields the protein MFLPSFSLEGKTAIVTGAGKGIGRAIAIGFAEAGADVGLIARTQQDLDEVKNVIEKDFGRKAYAIKADVTVREDIVSAFKSIQEKAGKLDILVNNAGMNIRTPAAEVTDAEWDQIVNTNLKSAFMASQEAAKMMIESGGRIINIASVAGHTALPTGVVYGATKAALIQMTKILAYEWGKHNIHVNALGPWYFETPLTEKLLQDEKYVQKLLSVTPLNRIGQLPELVGPAVFLASEAGNYVTGQTLFIDGGMTIHGF
- a CDS encoding DUF2628 domain-containing protein, whose translation is MFCTKCGTKLRAEDKFCVRCGNAIIREEQPYEPAYNEHAAAVQDMQDRAEAVPMGTIKIPKISMENQTIRNNVKEQNSNIEDHVDQGPIRAQFNESAVRPNAVHKSNSAPFNPNQEVSHESPELAYAGLFTETKSNSHMDSSGNVQSTQPAEIMVNDSRNIVGEDKVRNKTLQIKKTGTESTRFTSHSAVQETVNESHLYVPGNDFTGTGAVQQAHGRPELSKNAGSHPLDPQEAELLRVFAGPNSEYYLSSWKKQYSMNWAAFFLTIFWMGYRKLFAPMVISAGSFILAGLAIAASGMAWLAIIAVPLCMLMIGFFANRIYLSHAKETMDRVLSSQGSWEEKRQLLLSKGGTNWTGVLIAAGIIIAYLLISILIFSIF